Within the uncultured Draconibacterium sp. genome, the region TAGATGTATGGATTTACAAATCCACTGATCTGCACCTGGTTTAAAAACAGTACTTGCGTAAGCACAAGCACTACAAACATTATTGCATATTTAATGATTTCCCGCCCCATTTATTACTCTATTCTCCAGATCTTTTAACTCCTCTTTTTTCACATTTTCGATGACGTGCACATAACGTATCGATTTAAAATCGACAGCCAGTTTCACCTTTATATTGTAGTAATTTTCGCCTTGCGGTTGATCAAACGATAAAATGGTACCGATCAGCAATCCTTCGGGGAAAATGGATGAATAACCACTTGTTACCACCGTATCGCCTGTTGCCAGATTTACGTGAATTGGTATTTCCTGTAAGTCGGCCTGGCGGTAGTTTTGACCATCCCAGCGCAACGAACCATAATAACCGGAGTTCTTCAACTTAGCAGAAATGCTCCATCGTGGATTAAGCAACGACAATCCCGATGCATACGAATTGGAAACGCCGGTAACCACACCAACAACTCCTTCAGGTGCAAGAATTCCCTGATCGGCTTTTATTCCATCGTCGAGTCCTTTATCGAGCGTAATGTAATTTTGCTGTTTATTGGCCGAATTGTTAATAATACGCGCTGTCCTGAATACGAAATTTGAATCCGGCAGTTCGTGCGTAGTTATTATCGAATCAGCAACCGATATTTCCTCCAATGTACCGCCATCGAGCAGCGACCGGAGATAGGCATTTTCGTTGGCCAATTCTTCGTTTACGTGCGCCAATTCGAAATATTGAAATACCGAGCTTGTGGTATTGTAAAAGCTAGCCGAAATAAAATTGGCCGAATTCAAAAAGCGCGACCGCTGAAAACTATTGTAGTTAAATACCATCACCAACGAAACCGCTTCTAACAAAAGAAACAGTAGAAACGCATAATTTCTTACCAGGAATCGAAGGAGACTGCGCATTTATATTTTTAACTTTCTATTATCGGATAAGGAATGAGAAGCCTTCTACATTTTTCAGAGCAATACCAGTACCTCTAACAACCGCACGTAACGGATCTTCTGCAATGTGGAATGGAATACCAATTTTGTCAGTCAGTCGTTTATCAAGACCTTTTAACAAGGCGCCACCACCTGCCAGCCAAATTCCTTTCACCACAATATCGGCATACAATTCAGGAGGTGTTTGCTCCAAAGCACTTAACACCGCAGTTTCAATTTTAGAAATCGATTTTTCCAGGCAATGTGCAATTTCCTGGTACGAAACCGGCACCTCAATTGGCAACGCTGTCATTTGGTTTGGCCCCTGAACTACATAATCCGGTGGTGGTTCTTTTAGTTGCGACAAGGCCGAACCAACATGAATTTTAATTTCCTCTGCTGTACGTTCACCAATTTTAATATTGTGCTGATGACGCATATATTCCATAATGTCGGCAGTAAGATCGTCGCCGGCAATACGGATTGATTTGTTGGTAACGATACCACCGAGAGAGATAACCGCAATCTCGGTAGTACCACCACCAATATCCACTACCATATTTCCTTCAGGAGCTTCAACATCTAAACCGATACCAATTGCTGCGGCCAGTGGTTCGTAAACCATGTAAACCTCGCGTCCGCCGGCATGTTCCGACGAGTCGCGTACCGCACGAATTTCAACTTCGGTACTTCCTGAAGGAATACAAATTACCATTTTTAAAGCCGGAGAAAACATCCTCGACTTCGGGTTAATCATTTTAATCATCCCCCTGATCATTTGCTCCGCAGCATTAAAGTCGGCAATCACACCGTCGCGTAACGGCCTGATCGTCTTTAAATTTGCGTGCGTCTTCCCTTGCATTTGCCTGGCTTTTTCTCCAATGGCAACCATCTTTTCGGTTTTCATATCGATGGCTACAATCGAAGGCTCGTCCACTACAATTTTATCATTATGGATGATAATAGTATTGGCCGTTCCTAGGTCAATTGCTATCTCCTGCGTTAAAAATGAAAATAAACCCATAAATTAATTTGCTATGTATCTAGTGCTATAAAGATAATTTTATTTATTAATGTCTGAAATGTCTGCGGCCTGTAAATGCCATGGCAATGCCAAATTCGTTACAAGCTTCGATCACTTCCTCGTCGCGAATACTACCACCCGGCTCGATGATGTATTTTACACCGTATTCGTTGGCTGCCTCAATGCTGTCGCGGAACGGGAAGAAAGCATCCGAAATCAATACCGATTTTTCGATATCCAACCCACCTTTCAAATCGAAACGTGGCATGGTAAGGTAACGCAAACTATCCAAACGGTTTGGCTGTCCCATTCCTGCTCCAGTTAACCAGAAAGCGCCTTTTTCAGTTTCGGTAACTACCGCAATAGCGTTACTTTTTAGGTGTTTACAAGCGATTGATCCGAATTTGGCCAGGTTCATTTTTGAAGCTTCAAATTCTTTTTTGGTTACTGTTTTAAATTCAGTATCTAAACCTTCATCTTCATCCTGAACCAACATTCCGCCACTTATCGAACGGTATAATTTTTCTCCTGCCTCCATCGGACGAACCGGTGTTACCAAAACACGAAGATTTTTCTTTTTAGCTAAAACCTCCAATGCTTCGTCGGTATATTCAGGAGCGATAATAATTTCGATGAATTTTTTACTGAACCACTCGGCTGCTTCTTTGGTTACAGTATCGGTAAAACAAATAATACCACCAAATGCGCTGATTGGGTCACCGGCCCATGCCAGTTCCAACGATTCCATAATGTTGTCGGTTACCGCCAAACCACAAGGGTTTAAGTGTTTAATAACCGAAACAGCTACTTTATTTTCGATGTGAGTTACCGAGTGATATGCATCGCTGGCTGATTTCCAGGCTGCATCGGCATCCAGCATATTGTTGTACGATAAAGCTTTTCCCTGAAGTACTTGTGCGTTTGCAAGACCTGCACCTTCGGCAACGTTATCGAATTTAAAGAATGTTGCTGCCTGGTGTGGATTTTCTCCGTAACGTAAAACATCGCCATCGTTAAGGCTAATGCGTTGTGTTCCGGCATCGCCACCTTCATTGAAATAGCTGAAAATTGCAGCATCGTAATGCGACGAAACGCCAAACGCTTTTCCGGCAAACCATTTACGGTCTGCCAAACTGAACTCGCCATCGTTGGCTTCCAGTTTTTCAAGCAGTGGCTGATATTCGTTCTGCGAAGGAACAATCACTACATCTTTGAAGTTTTTGGCAGCGGCACGAATCAATGAAATCCCCCCTATATCAATTTTTTCAATAATATCTTGTTCTTCAGCTCCCGAAGCCACAGTATCTTCAAACGGATACAAATCAACAATTACAAGGTCGATCTCCGGGATTTCGTATTCAGTTAACTGGCTTACATCGCCCTGGTTGTCGCGACGTGATAAAATTCCACCAAACACTTTCGGGTGCAAAGTTTTTACGCGTCCACCCAAAATCGACGGGTAACCGGTTAAACTTTCAACTGAGGTAACCTCAACGCCCAACGACTCGATAAAACTTTTTGTACCACCGGTACTTAATATCTTAACACCCAAGTCGTTTAGTTTTGCAACAATCTTATCTAAATTTTCTTTGTGAAAGACTGAAACCAGAGCAGTCTTAATTTTTTTATTATCAGCCATTTATTGGATTTTTCAAATTCGCTTGCAAAGATAAAAAAAACAGACAATTTAATATTATAAACAAAGGGCGAATTAAAATATTATTCACAGCTTAAAGTATTTCTAAATTCATTGTAATAATTTTCACGATCGGGCACTAATACCACAGATTGGTTTTAATCGAAACTCACTTCCGGTTTTTCGGTAAAATATGTAGTGATTAAAACCATTTTTTGAGAGATATGAGGCCAACCGATAAGCGAAATAGAAAACAAGTACTATTTTTACTTTAAATTAAAACCTGATAATGTTACTGCTTCGATTGATATACGAGTCTTTTTCGTTTGCGGCAAATTCGCTTGCAGCCAACAAGCTGCGTACCATACTTTCGTTGCTGGGTGTTACCATTGGCATTTTTGCCATTATTTCGGTTTTTACGGTTATCGATTCGCTGGAAGGTTTTATTCGCGACAGCCTGAATTCGCTGGGCAGTAACATGGTTTATGTGCAAAAAATGCCGTGGACACCACCCGAAGGCGAAACAGAATATCCTTTCTGGAAATACCAGAATCGCCCCGTACCTACTTTAGAGGAAACTGATGAAGTAAAACGACGTGCACAAACGGTTGACGATGCCGCTTTTTTGTTCGGTTTTGGCCGTAAAGTTCAATACGGAAGTACCTCCCTCGACAATGCAGTAATATTAGCAACATCGGGAGGACTGCTGAATGTTTGGAACCTGGAAATTGCCAAAGGACGCTATTTTACCGATTCGGAAATGCGAACCGGTGCGCCGGTTACAGTAATCGGGCACGAAATTGCTAACCAGCTTTTCGACGGATTAGATCCGGTTGGCCGCACCATAAAAATCCAGGGGCAAAAATTCAACATTATTGGTGTTTATACGCCAATGGGGCAAGATGCTTTTGGCACCAGTATGGACCGCTATATCCACATCAGTGTAGTAAAATCGTACTACATGATTGATGTCCGCAACCGCGACCGGGGGCAAACCATTTGTATTAAAGCAAAAGACAATATCGACAACGACAAATTTATGGCCGAGCTGGAAGGTATAATGCGAACAATACGCCGGCTAAAACCAATGGAAGAAAATGATTTTGCATTGAATGAGGTTAGTATTGTGGCGAATCAGTTCGATCAGTTTTTTGTGGTTTTTAATTTGGCAGGAGCCATTATTGGCGGATTTTCGATATTGGTTGGTGGATTTGGAATTGCCAACATCATGTTTGTTTCGGTGAAAGAACGTACCAAGATTATTGGCATCCAGAAATCGCTCGGTGCTAAACGTTATTTCATTCTGTTGCAATTTATATTCGAGGCGATTGTACTTTCGGTAATTGGCGGAGTTGTTGGATTAATTTTGATTTATGCAGGAACAATTATAGTGAACCAGTCGACTGATTTTACCATTGTTTTAACGACCGCAAATATTATTAATGGCCTGATGATTTCTTCCGTTATCGGATTTATCGCCGGATTTATGCCGGCACGTGCTGCGGCCAAACTCGATCCGGTAATTGCAATAAATTCGGTTTAAACCAGATTGAAAAACATCCCCGAGATAGTAAGGTAGATCATCATTCCCAAAATATCGTTCATGGTAGTAATAAACGGCCCGGTTGCCAAAGCTGGGTCGATTTTAAAACGATTCAGAATTAATGGAATTACGGTGCCAAACAACGAGGCAAAAATAATTACAATAAATAATGAGATGGAAACAGAATAAGTGAGGTTCATATTTCCGGAAACAAAGAAATTGTAGAAAAAAATTAGCATAGCAAAAATACTTGCCGTTAACACTGCTATCGATACTTCTTTTACTAATTTTCGGGCGGGAGTTTCAATATCTTTCACACCACTTGCAATACTTTGCACCACAATCGACGATGACTGAACTCCAACATTACCGGCCATCGCCGCAATCAACGGAATAAAAAATGCCAGCTGGGTAACTTTTGTCAGCGACTCCTCGTGCGAGCCTAAGACTACAGCACTCAAAATACCTCCCAATAAACCAATCAGCAACCACGGAAAACGCGCACGTAAAATTTGCCACACTTTGTCACCGGGCTCTACATCGCCGGTAATACCCGAAACCATCTGGTAATCTTTTTCGGCTTCGTCACGCACAAAATCAATCACATCATCGAAAGTAATACGCCCTTGCAGGCGGCCAATTTCATCCACAACAGGCATCGCAACCAAGTCGTATTTATCCATCAACTCAGCCACCTCTTCCTGCCGGGCGTTGGTATACACTTTTTGTATTTCAGGGTCGTAGATTTTCGATACTTTGGTGTTGGTATGGTTTAATATCAGCTTTTTTAATGATAATACTCCCTTTAGTTTATCATCATCATCGGTTACATAAATATAGAAGATCTCGTCCACCTCTTCAGCCTGGCGGCTTATTTCTTTCAGGCAGGTTGCTACATTCCAATTTTCGTTTACCGAAACCAGCTCTTTTGCCATTATACCACCGGCCGAATCCTCTTCGTAATCCAGCAGATCGATAATATCTCCGGCCTGCTCAATGTCTTCAATCTCATTAAGCACTTCCTTCTGAATATCTTCATCCAGATCGGCAACAACGTCGGCAGCATCATCCGAGTCCATGTATTCGATGAACCGGGTGGCGATCATTTCAGGCGGAATAACTTTTAAAAAGCGGCGACGGTCGTCTTCATCAATCTCAATCAGAACATCCGAAGCTTTTTCGCCATCAAGCAATAAATAAATGAATTTTGCTTCCTCAGTGTTCAGATCATCCATAACCTCAGCAATATCCGCCGGGTGAAGATCTTCCATTAAAGCAGTAACTTCCTTCTTCTTCCCTTCCTCAATCAGCTCTCTTAACTGCTCAATGTATTCTCTGGTTGCTTCAAAACTCATGATTTACTGTTTTTCGATTTCTTCGATTTTATAAGTTAGATCAATAAACGCACCGACCGAAAGTTGTTCCGGACGTTTCATAGCATACTCTTCGGGTAAAGCGGAACAAATTTCCTTTAAAGAGTTACGTAGCATTTTGCGGCGAAGGTTAAAAGCTGCCTTTACCACTTTTACAAACAGCGCTTCGCTGCACGGCAGTTCTTTTACCTCATTCCGTTTCAGCCGCACCACTGCCGATTTTACTTTTGGCGGCGGGTTAAACACGCCTTCCGAAACAGTAAACAGGTATTCGATATCGAAAAAGGCCTGCAGTAACACACTCAGTATTCCGTACGTTTTCGAACCGTGAGGTGCAGCAATACGCTCGGCAACCTCCTTTTGTACCATTCCTACTGTTTCGGGAATGCGGTTGCGGTATTCCAACACACGAAAAAATATTTGCGATGAAATATTGTAAGGGAAATTACCGATAAGACTGAAATTACCCGAAAAACGTTCTGCAACGTCAGCTTTCAGAAAGTCTTCTCCCCAAATGTATTTTAGTGTCGGAAAATTTTGTTGGAGGTATTCTACTGATTCAGTATCGATCTCAACAACATGAACATTCAGCTCAGCGCGTTGTAAAAGGTATTGAGTAAGGACTCCCATTCCAGGGCCGATCTCCAGTACATCCGGTACATCGGCACCCAGGCTGTCAACAATTTTTCGCGCAATATTTTGGTCGGTTAAAAAATGCTGACCAAGATTTTTTTTGGGTCGTACATAACTCATTACACTCAACCTCGTCCATTGTCAATTTTACTTAATATCTCTTTTTCGTTCGATTAATAAAACAAATTTATATTTTTGCCATCAAAGAATTGCTCGATACCTAACGGTATTTTTCGCGTCGTGAAAGTAGTAAAATTTAAGGGAAATAACAGGTGGCGCGGGAAAGAAAGCTTTTAAAAACCTTAATTTTGAAAAAAACAATCGTTAAGATCCTTCAGTTTATTGGCTTCTTCGCCCTTGGGGCATTCATTTTTTGGCTTATTTATAAAGATCAGGACATTGAACGAATAAAAACCGTTCTGAAAAATGATGTGAACTACTGGTGGGTTGCACTCTCGCTGTTTCTTGGCTTGTTGAGTCACATAAGCCGCACACTTCGCTGGGGTTTAATGATCGAACCCATTGGACATAAACCACGCTTTATTAATACATTTTTGGCAGTAATGGTAGGCTATTTAATGAACATGGCTTTTCCACGAATGGGCGAAGTATCGCGCTGCGGTGTTTTGTCGCGCTATGAAAAAATATCGTTTACTAAACTGGTGGGAACCGTTGTTGCCGAACGACTGATCGACCTGATTTCACTGCTGATTTTGCTAGCGATTGTTATTCTTTCGCAATTTGGAGAGATGCTCCACTTTATGAAAGCCAATCCGGAAATATCGGAAAAACTGCATGCTGCCATAACATCTCCTTACCTCATTATAGGAGTTGTAGTATTTGCTGTTTTGATCTTCGTTTTCAGAAACGCATTTAAGCATACCGCATTTTTCAAAAAAATTCTGGAGATCATCCGCAATTTTAAAGAAGGTTTTATTTCCATTCGTAATATCAAGAAAAAAGGTTGGTTCTTTTTCCACTCGGCGTTTATCTGGGGCATGTATTACCTGATGCTTTACGTGGTGTTCTTTGCTTTCGATTTTACCAGCGATCTGAACCCAATTGCCGGACTGACCACATTTGTACTGGCAAGTTTTGGTATGGTGGCTCCGGTGCAGGGCGGAATAGGCGCATGGCATTTTATGGCCAAAGAAGCCCTCTCGTTGTATGGAGTGGCCAACGAAAACGGAATTATCTTCGCTTTTGTAGCTCATACGTCAATGACAGCAATGATCATTCTCATTGGTATAATATCTATACTCATTCTTCCGTTTATTAATCGCCGAAGCGATGTTACCGAAGAAGAACTGGTCCCGGAAACTGTGAGTGCAAACTAGCCATCGGATTTAAACGGCCTGCACCCAACACTTATCGGTATTATTTGTATTTTGGCACCTTTAAACGTCGACTATTTTGAACACCGAACTCTTTATATCGCGCAGGCTTTTTTTCGACAAGGCGAACAAAAAGCAATTGTCGCAACGTATTATTCGTATTGCGCTGGCAGGCATTGCGCTGGGTTTAACGGTAATGATTGTCGCCGTGGCAGTGGTTACCGGTTTTAAAAAAGAGATCCGCAACAAAGTAATCGGCTTTGGTTCGCACATCCAGATCATTAATTACGACTCGAACAACTCGTACGAAACCAGCCCGATCTCTGAAGATCAGCCTTTCCTTGACGATGTAAAAGCGCTGCCTGGTGTAAAACGGTTACAGCCTTATGCCACCAAACCGGGCATGATAAAAACCGACGAGTACATTCAAGGAATTGTATTTAAAGGAGTAGACGCAGACTACGACTGGCAATTTTTCAGGAAACACCTTATTGAAGGCCAGTTGCCGGCTATTAACGATAGTGCCCGTGTAAACGAAGTATTACTTTCGGCGCAGGTGGCCAAATTGCTGCGTCTGAAACTGAACGACCGCATTGTGTTATATTTTATTACCGGAGATGAGAAATTCCCGAGAATGCAACAAATGGAGATTAGTGGTATTTACCGCACCGGCTTCGAGGAGTTCGACCAGCTGTTTATTGTGGGCGACCTGAAACAAATTCAGCGGCTTAACGACTGGCGTCCTGACCAGATTACCGGCTTCGAGGTAATTACCACCGACTTTTTCAATATCGACAACATTGAACAGGAAATACGTAATATAATTATCAGCTACCGCAAGGAAAACTCGGAGATATTACGCACACAAAGTATAACACGCGTTTATCCGCAAATTTTCGATTGGCTGTCGATACTCGACATGAACGTGTGGATCATCCTGGCACTGATGGTTATTGTAGCTGCATTTAACATGGTATCGGGCTTGCTGGTACTGATACTTGAACGCGCGAGTATGATTGGGGTGCTAAAAGCCATGGGAAGTCCCAACTGGAGCATCCGCAAAGTGTTTGTGTATCTCTCGGTATTTTTAACCGGACGCGGACTACTTTGGGGAAATATTATTGGCGTAGCTATCGTACTGCTGCAAATGGTCTTTCATGTTATCCGGTTGAATCCCGAGTCGTATTATGTTGATTATGTGCCGATGAATTTTTCGCTTACCCACCTGCTGCTGCTCAACCTCGGAACTATTGTTATTACTTCGCTGATACTGATAATTCCAAGCTGGTTTATCTCAAAAATTTCGCCTGATAAAGTGATCCGGTTTGATTAATCCTCATTATTATCACAAATAGCAAAATAGTTTAATGCGACGTAAGTTTCGTACCCATTTTTGACACTCAAAAATGGACTCAACTAAGTCGGGATTAACCCGGAGAAACATGACTATTGCTAGAATCAAATGAATTATCCGGGTTAAGCTATTTGTTCTTCATCCTTTTTACTTCTGATTTAAAAAAATCTTCAAGACGGTTTTTCCCGTATTGGTTAGCAATATTATCATAGGCCATGGCTGTTAAAAAGAACTCAACCGGCCCATAAGTTTTTGACGATGTAAATGTCCGTAACAGCCAAATGGTAAACCGTCGTGTCCAATCGGGCAGGTGACTAATTTTTACCGGTTTCTCCCAGGCTTTTAATGCCAATTCGGCCAATTCGTTTTGTGCCAGAATATCAATTCCGCCTACTGTTTCCTCTTTTGTCCCGGCAATCATTTTATCGACACAAACTTTTGCCAGATCTTCGCCATGA harbors:
- a CDS encoding FtsX-like permease family protein; protein product: MNTELFISRRLFFDKANKKQLSQRIIRIALAGIALGLTVMIVAVAVVTGFKKEIRNKVIGFGSHIQIINYDSNNSYETSPISEDQPFLDDVKALPGVKRLQPYATKPGMIKTDEYIQGIVFKGVDADYDWQFFRKHLIEGQLPAINDSARVNEVLLSAQVAKLLRLKLNDRIVLYFITGDEKFPRMQQMEISGIYRTGFEEFDQLFIVGDLKQIQRLNDWRPDQITGFEVITTDFFNIDNIEQEIRNIIISYRKENSEILRTQSITRVYPQIFDWLSILDMNVWIILALMVIVAAFNMVSGLLVLILERASMIGVLKAMGSPNWSIRKVFVYLSVFLTGRGLLWGNIIGVAIVLLQMVFHVIRLNPESYYVDYVPMNFSLTHLLLLNLGTIVITSLILIIPSWFISKISPDKVIRFD
- the purH gene encoding bifunctional phosphoribosylaminoimidazolecarboxamide formyltransferase/IMP cyclohydrolase; this translates as MADNKKIKTALVSVFHKENLDKIVAKLNDLGVKILSTGGTKSFIESLGVEVTSVESLTGYPSILGGRVKTLHPKVFGGILSRRDNQGDVSQLTEYEIPEIDLVIVDLYPFEDTVASGAEEQDIIEKIDIGGISLIRAAAKNFKDVVIVPSQNEYQPLLEKLEANDGEFSLADRKWFAGKAFGVSSHYDAAIFSYFNEGGDAGTQRISLNDGDVLRYGENPHQAATFFKFDNVAEGAGLANAQVLQGKALSYNNMLDADAAWKSASDAYHSVTHIENKVAVSVIKHLNPCGLAVTDNIMESLELAWAGDPISAFGGIICFTDTVTKEAAEWFSKKFIEIIIAPEYTDEALEVLAKKKNLRVLVTPVRPMEAGEKLYRSISGGMLVQDEDEGLDTEFKTVTKKEFEASKMNLAKFGSIACKHLKSNAIAVVTETEKGAFWLTGAGMGQPNRLDSLRYLTMPRFDLKGGLDIEKSVLISDAFFPFRDSIEAANEYGVKYIIEPGGSIRDEEVIEACNEFGIAMAFTGRRHFRH
- the rsmA gene encoding 16S rRNA (adenine(1518)-N(6)/adenine(1519)-N(6))-dimethyltransferase RsmA; translated protein: MSYVRPKKNLGQHFLTDQNIARKIVDSLGADVPDVLEIGPGMGVLTQYLLQRAELNVHVVEIDTESVEYLQQNFPTLKYIWGEDFLKADVAERFSGNFSLIGNFPYNISSQIFFRVLEYRNRIPETVGMVQKEVAERIAAPHGSKTYGILSVLLQAFFDIEYLFTVSEGVFNPPPKVKSAVVRLKRNEVKELPCSEALFVKVVKAAFNLRRKMLRNSLKEICSALPEEYAMKRPEQLSVGAFIDLTYKIEEIEKQ
- a CDS encoding ABC transporter permease, producing the protein MLLLRLIYESFSFAANSLAANKLRTILSLLGVTIGIFAIISVFTVIDSLEGFIRDSLNSLGSNMVYVQKMPWTPPEGETEYPFWKYQNRPVPTLEETDEVKRRAQTVDDAAFLFGFGRKVQYGSTSLDNAVILATSGGLLNVWNLEIAKGRYFTDSEMRTGAPVTVIGHEIANQLFDGLDPVGRTIKIQGQKFNIIGVYTPMGQDAFGTSMDRYIHISVVKSYYMIDVRNRDRGQTICIKAKDNIDNDKFMAELEGIMRTIRRLKPMEENDFALNEVSIVANQFDQFFVVFNLAGAIIGGFSILVGGFGIANIMFVSVKERTKIIGIQKSLGAKRYFILLQFIFEAIVLSVIGGVVGLILIYAGTIIVNQSTDFTIVLTTANIINGLMISSVIGFIAGFMPARAAAKLDPVIAINSV
- the mreC gene encoding rod shape-determining protein MreC — encoded protein: MRSLLRFLVRNYAFLLFLLLEAVSLVMVFNYNSFQRSRFLNSANFISASFYNTTSSVFQYFELAHVNEELANENAYLRSLLDGGTLEEISVADSIITTHELPDSNFVFRTARIINNSANKQQNYITLDKGLDDGIKADQGILAPEGVVGVVTGVSNSYASGLSLLNPRWSISAKLKNSGYYGSLRWDGQNYRQADLQEIPIHVNLATGDTVVTSGYSSIFPEGLLIGTILSFDQPQGENYYNIKVKLAVDFKSIRYVHVIENVKKEELKDLENRVINGAGNH
- a CDS encoding rod shape-determining protein, with the protein product MGLFSFLTQEIAIDLGTANTIIIHNDKIVVDEPSIVAIDMKTEKMVAIGEKARQMQGKTHANLKTIRPLRDGVIADFNAAEQMIRGMIKMINPKSRMFSPALKMVICIPSGSTEVEIRAVRDSSEHAGGREVYMVYEPLAAAIGIGLDVEAPEGNMVVDIGGGTTEIAVISLGGIVTNKSIRIAGDDLTADIMEYMRHQHNIKIGERTAEEIKIHVGSALSQLKEPPPDYVVQGPNQMTALPIEVPVSYQEIAHCLEKSISKIETAVLSALEQTPPELYADIVVKGIWLAGGGALLKGLDKRLTDKIGIPFHIAEDPLRAVVRGTGIALKNVEGFSFLIR
- the mgtE gene encoding magnesium transporter, which translates into the protein MSFEATREYIEQLRELIEEGKKKEVTALMEDLHPADIAEVMDDLNTEEAKFIYLLLDGEKASDVLIEIDEDDRRRFLKVIPPEMIATRFIEYMDSDDAADVVADLDEDIQKEVLNEIEDIEQAGDIIDLLDYEEDSAGGIMAKELVSVNENWNVATCLKEISRQAEEVDEIFYIYVTDDDDKLKGVLSLKKLILNHTNTKVSKIYDPEIQKVYTNARQEEVAELMDKYDLVAMPVVDEIGRLQGRITFDDVIDFVRDEAEKDYQMVSGITGDVEPGDKVWQILRARFPWLLIGLLGGILSAVVLGSHEESLTKVTQLAFFIPLIAAMAGNVGVQSSSIVVQSIASGVKDIETPARKLVKEVSIAVLTASIFAMLIFFYNFFVSGNMNLTYSVSISLFIVIIFASLFGTVIPLILNRFKIDPALATGPFITTMNDILGMMIYLTISGMFFNLV
- a CDS encoding lysylphosphatidylglycerol synthase transmembrane domain-containing protein; translation: MKKTIVKILQFIGFFALGAFIFWLIYKDQDIERIKTVLKNDVNYWWVALSLFLGLLSHISRTLRWGLMIEPIGHKPRFINTFLAVMVGYLMNMAFPRMGEVSRCGVLSRYEKISFTKLVGTVVAERLIDLISLLILLAIVILSQFGEMLHFMKANPEISEKLHAAITSPYLIIGVVVFAVLIFVFRNAFKHTAFFKKILEIIRNFKEGFISIRNIKKKGWFFFHSAFIWGMYYLMLYVVFFAFDFTSDLNPIAGLTTFVLASFGMVAPVQGGIGAWHFMAKEALSLYGVANENGIIFAFVAHTSMTAMIILIGIISILILPFINRRSDVTEEELVPETVSAN